A region of Mediterraneibacter butyricigenes DNA encodes the following proteins:
- a CDS encoding ribonuclease HII: MSSIKEIETEFKACERSERQGLYQAYAGDMRSGVQKLIKKYQADDLKYQQELDRLEQMKVYEKKYGQYLAICGIDEVGRGPLAGPVTAGAVILPKDVQILYLNDSKKLSPKKREELAKEIREKAIAVGLGMVSPERIDQINILQATYEAMRMAISNLEVRPDLLLNDAVTIPEVVVPQVPIIKGDAKSVSIAAASIVAKVERDHLMEEYDKIFPGYDFAGNKGYGSVAHIAALKELGPTPIHRRTFIKNFL; this comes from the coding sequence ATGAGTAGTATCAAAGAAATCGAGACAGAGTTTAAAGCCTGTGAACGATCAGAACGCCAGGGGTTATATCAGGCATATGCCGGGGATATGAGAAGCGGTGTGCAGAAGCTGATCAAAAAATATCAGGCAGATGATCTGAAATATCAGCAGGAACTTGATCGGCTCGAACAGATGAAAGTCTATGAAAAAAAATACGGGCAGTATCTGGCAATCTGTGGAATTGACGAAGTCGGCCGTGGGCCTCTTGCAGGACCGGTGACAGCAGGAGCCGTGATCCTTCCGAAAGATGTGCAGATTTTATATCTGAATGATTCCAAAAAGCTTTCACCGAAGAAACGGGAAGAACTGGCGAAAGAAATCCGCGAAAAGGCAATTGCGGTAGGACTCGGAATGGTTTCTCCGGAACGAATTGATCAGATCAATATCCTTCAGGCTACCTATGAGGCGATGCGGATGGCGATTTCTAATCTGGAAGTAAGACCGGATCTTCTGTTAAATGATGCTGTGACGATTCCGGAAGTGGTGGTTCCGCAGGTGCCGATCATCAAGGGGGATGCGAAAAGTGTTTCGATTGCAGCCGCAAGTATTGTGGCGAAGGTAGAACGAGATCATCTGATGGAAGAATATGACAAGATCTTTCCGGGGTATGATTTTGCAGGTAACAAAGGCTATGGTTCCGTAGCCCATATTGCGGCATTAAAAGAACTGGGACCGACCCCGATACACAGAAGGACTTTTATTAAGAATTTCCTGTGA
- a CDS encoding YraN family protein, with translation MQNKRQTGARYEKLAGAFLEENGCQILEYNYYFRGGEIDLILKDGEYLVFCEVKYRKDESKGSPLEAVDLRKQRSMIKGARLYLVKAGLFDVPCRFDVIGICGEKVEWIQNAFEAF, from the coding sequence ATGCAGAATAAACGACAGACAGGGGCAAGATATGAAAAACTGGCCGGTGCATTTCTGGAAGAAAACGGGTGTCAGATCCTGGAATATAATTATTATTTCAGAGGTGGAGAGATTGATCTGATTCTGAAAGACGGAGAGTATCTGGTCTTCTGTGAAGTGAAATACCGCAAAGACGAAAGCAAGGGATCGCCGCTGGAAGCAGTGGATCTCAGAAAGCAGCGTTCCATGATCAAGGGAGCCAGACTTTATCTGGTAAAGGCAGGACTCTTTGATGTTCCGTGCAGATTTGATGTGATTGGGATCTGCGGGGAAAAGGTGGAGTGGATCCAGAATGCATTTGAAGCTTTCTGA
- the pgeF gene encoding peptidoglycan editing factor PgeF, with protein sequence MNTESLGLEYKTTESVFEEVTGEVPYLKVRILEETGLVRSGFSTRLGGVSQGEYASMNLSFTRGDDPECVKENFRQIGEAMGIPCEKMVYSRQTHTTNVRMVTEADAGYGVTRERPYTDVDGLVTNVPGICLVTSYADCVPLYFLDPKKKVIGLSHSGWRGTVGKMGQVTVRRMQEEYGCDPADILAAVGPSICQDCYEVSEDVIEQFRQNFTDTIWDKLFYRKSNGKYQLNLWEANRQVFLEAGIRPEHMTVTNVCTRCNSKILYSHRVMGERRGNLCAFLQLKP encoded by the coding sequence ATGAATACAGAAAGTTTAGGCCTGGAATATAAGACAACAGAATCGGTGTTTGAGGAAGTAACAGGAGAAGTACCTTATCTAAAAGTGCGGATTCTGGAAGAAACCGGTCTTGTCAGGAGCGGATTTTCCACCAGGTTAGGAGGCGTAAGCCAGGGGGAGTACGCATCCATGAACCTGAGTTTCACCAGAGGAGATGATCCGGAGTGTGTGAAGGAGAATTTCCGGCAGATCGGAGAGGCGATGGGAATTCCGTGTGAGAAAATGGTATATTCCAGACAGACCCATACGACGAATGTTCGGATGGTGACAGAAGCAGACGCGGGATATGGGGTGACAAGAGAGCGCCCATATACGGATGTGGATGGTCTGGTGACGAATGTGCCGGGAATTTGCTTGGTGACCTCCTATGCAGACTGTGTACCGCTGTATTTTCTGGATCCGAAGAAAAAAGTAATCGGACTGTCTCATTCCGGCTGGAGAGGAACCGTTGGGAAGATGGGGCAGGTGACTGTTCGACGCATGCAGGAAGAATATGGTTGTGATCCGGCAGATATTCTGGCAGCGGTAGGACCGTCGATTTGTCAGGATTGCTATGAAGTCAGTGAAGATGTGATCGAGCAATTTCGGCAGAATTTTACGGACACAATCTGGGATAAATTATTTTACAGGAAATCAAACGGAAAATACCAGTTGAACCTCTGGGAGGCAAACCGTCAGGTCTTTTTAGAGGCAGGGATTCGTCCGGAGCATATGACGGTAACTAACGTGTGTACAAGATGCAACTCGAAGATCCTGTACTCACACCGGGTCATGGGAGAACGACGTGGAAACCTCTGTGCGTTTCTCCAACTGAAACCGTGA